GCCCTGCAGCGACAGCGACTCGTCGTCGCTGATCTTCCAGTTCAGGCGCGGGCCCAGGTTGTAGCCCCAGCCCCACAGCTCCTGCTGCGTCTGCTGGTGCGACAGGGCCGGCAGGCCGTCGCGGCCCGGCGCGCGCCGCTCGAGGGTGATGCGGTTCTCGCGGCGCCACTCGAACAGCGACACCGGCAGCGACAGCGACACCGGGCCCTTGGCCTCGCCCAGCGTGAGGTTGGCAAACCCCATCGGCCGCTCGAGCCCGCTCACCAGGCCCAGGCGCAGATCGCGCTGCGACTGGCGCGGCGCGTCCTTCAAGATGATGTTGATGCTGCCGGCCACGGCCTGCGCGCTCTGCTCGGCGGTGGGCGCGCGCAGCACCTCGATGCGCTCGATCTGCGACGGGCTCAGCTGGTCGAGCGCAAAGCCCGGCGGCGCCGGATCGCCATTGATCAGGATCTGCGTGTAGCCCGCGCCCAGGCCACGCATGCGCGGCCCGTCGGAGCCCACGTTCACGCCGGGCAGGCGGCGCAGCACATCCAGCGCATTGGTGTCGCCATGGCGGTCGATCTCTTCGCGGTCGTAGATCTGCTTGGCCACGCTGGCCGCGCGACGCAGCTCGGTGGCGCCCTGGCGGCCGGCGATCTCGACCCGCTGCACGCTGGTGGCCTCGCGGCTGGGCGTGTCGGCGCCGGCATCGGGGCTGGCCTGCTGGGCCCGGGCCGTGAGCGGGCCCAGGCTGCAGATCGCGCAGCACAGGCTCAGCGGCGCCAGACCCGAACGGACGACAAGAAGCGATGACAGCGGCACACGAGTCTCCCCACCCATGCCCGAGCGACATGCCGGGCGGGCTGGATGCTGCCAGAACACGCCGCGGTCGCGCACACCATGCGACGGACGGCGGCCTGCGGGTTTGTTCGGTGGATACCCGGCACACCGCGGCCCGGCCAGCAGTATGGGCGGCTCACATTGATGGCCCGGACCACGGTGCGAATACTGCGCCGACACCCCCATCCATCGGAGACAACATGGTTCGATACACCCCCCTGGCCGCCGCATGCCTGAGCGTTGCCACGCTGGTTCTGGCCGGTTGCGGTGGCAGCGACGGCAGCACGCCGGCACCGCCGCCGACCCAGCGCAGCACCAGCCTGGGCCTGGTGCTGGGCACCGACGACAGCACCACCAGCGGCACCTACGCCTGGAAAGGCATCCCCTACGCCAAACCGCCGGTGGGTGCGCTGCGCTGGCGTGCACCCGCCGACGCACAGGCCTGGACGGGGGCCAGAAGCGCGCAGCAGTTCGGCAATGCCTGCGCGTCGTCGGGGCGGCTTTACGGCCCCGGGCTGAACAACCGCTACGACGCCACCATCGGCACCAGCTACAACAGCACCGTCGGCTCCGAAGACTGCCTGTACCTCAACGTGTGGCGCCCCGCCACGGCCACCGAGAAGCTGCCGGTGATCGTGTTCGTGCACGGTGGCAGCAACATCACCGGCTACACCGCCGACCCGGTGTACGACGGTGCCACGCTGGCCAAGACCGCCAATGCCGTGGTGGTCAGCGTCAACTACCGGCTGGGCGTGCTGGGCTTCTTGAACGCCGCGCCGCTGAAGACCGGCGATGCGCTGGACGACTCGGGCAACTTCGCGCTGCTCGACATCCACAAGTCACTGCAGTTCATCCAGCGCAACATCGCCCAGTTTGGCGGCGATGCCGGCAACGTCACCCTGATGGGCCAGTCGGCAGGAGCCGTCAACGTGCTGGCGGTGATGACCATGCCGCTGGTCGTGAATGCCAGCCCGGCCCTGGTGCACCGGCTGATCCCGATCAGCGGCGGCATCGCCCGCGACGTGGACGTGCCGCCCGCCCTGGCTGCGCAGACCGGCGGCCAGAACTGGTTCGTGCCGTCGCTCGAAGACCAGTCGGTGTGGGCCACGCGGGCCCAGGCCCTGCTGACCAACCTGCTGGTGTCGGACGGCACCGTGGCCAGCACCGCGGCGGCCACCGCCTACATCGCCACCCGCAGCGCCGCCCAGCTGGCCGACTACCTGCGCAGCAAGAGCGCCGACCAGTTGCTGGACACCGTGTTGACCAAGCTGGCACCGGCCGGCCAGAGCGGCGCGAACCCGATCCCCGATGGCACGGTGCTGCCGCTCAACCCCACCGCCGAGATCCGGGCCGGCCGCTACCTGAAGGTGCCGGTGCTGGTGGGCAACACCCGCGACGAGATCAAGCTGTTTCCGGCACTGACCTTTCCGTGGCTCGGGTTGGCCCGCGGCCGCGTGGCCACCATGACCGACCCGGTGGTGTTTGCCCGGGCCTTCAGCCATGACCCGAACGCCGCACCCACGATGACCGTGGCCGACTGGATCCCCGAGCAGTTTCTGCCGACAACGGCGCCCTACCCGGGCTTCAATGCCACCACCGACTATGTCAACCAGCACTGGTTCATCCCCAACCGCGACAGCTTGATCAGCGCCCTGCAATCGCAAGCCGGGCAGAAGGTCTGGGCCTACCGCTTCGACTGGGACCGCGAGCCCGCGCCGTTCAACGAGGTCTTCGGCGCCGCCCATGCCTTCGATCTGCCCTTCATCTTCGGCAACTTCGGGCCGTCGCTGTACGCCAACT
This portion of the Aquabacterium sp. OR-4 genome encodes:
- a CDS encoding carboxylesterase/lipase family protein, which produces MVRYTPLAAACLSVATLVLAGCGGSDGSTPAPPPTQRSTSLGLVLGTDDSTTSGTYAWKGIPYAKPPVGALRWRAPADAQAWTGARSAQQFGNACASSGRLYGPGLNNRYDATIGTSYNSTVGSEDCLYLNVWRPATATEKLPVIVFVHGGSNITGYTADPVYDGATLAKTANAVVVSVNYRLGVLGFLNAAPLKTGDALDDSGNFALLDIHKSLQFIQRNIAQFGGDAGNVTLMGQSAGAVNVLAVMTMPLVVNASPALVHRLIPISGGIARDVDVPPALAAQTGGQNWFVPSLEDQSVWATRAQALLTNLLVSDGTVASTAAATAYIATRSAAQLADYLRSKSADQLLDTVLTKLAPAGQSGANPIPDGTVLPLNPTAEIRAGRYLKVPVLVGNTRDEIKLFPALTFPWLGLARGRVATMTDPVVFARAFSHDPNAAPTMTVADWIPEQFLPTTAPYPGFNATTDYVNQHWFIPNRDSLISALQSQAGQKVWAYRFDWDREPAPFNEVFGAAHAFDLPFIFGNFGPSLYANFVNSNANKPGRLALSDAMMRSIGAFALKGDPNDASLGITWPQWPSTLLFNASLTAKAITLQ